The following are encoded in a window of Rosa chinensis cultivar Old Blush chromosome 4, RchiOBHm-V2, whole genome shotgun sequence genomic DNA:
- the LOC112198112 gene encoding uncharacterized protein LOC112198112, which yields MQVLSNNTRRLSRVLKSPIFIFSERLVAPDAPLAESPRARLQWRKLTTLSPQSSGITRGCCLSPTEQPSMMMAFRAAFSSEASTVEAIPTEAVKELYDKMLESVNVKRSMPPNAWLWSLIENCKNQDDIKLLFDILQNLRRFRLSNLRIHSNFNCNLCQEVTKACARVGALNFGKKGLWKHNVYGLTPSIGSAHHLLTYAKEHNDVKLMMDVMTLLKENDLPLQSGTADIVFSICYNTDNWKLMSKYSKRFVEAGVKLRRSAFDVWMEFAAKIGDVESLWEIEKLRSESQKQHTVVSGFSCAKGLLLEHKPEEAAAVIQILLNQNLTDAKKSKIAVELKKLVSEWPLEVIKRQKEEDRKALAVSLNSDIPVMLSKTGLEVSVNMEDLTSKEGILC from the exons ATGCAAGTGCTCTCCAACAACACTCGCAGGCTCTCCAGAGTCCTCAAGTCtccaatcttcatcttctccgaACGACTCGTCGCTCCCGACGCGCCACTCGCCGAATCTCCACGCGCTCGTCTCCAATGGCGGAAGCTCACCACTCTCTCTCCCCAATCCTCTG GCATTACTCGAGGTTGTTGTCTTTCGCCGACGGAGCAACCCTCGATGATGATGGCATTTAGGGCAGCCTTTTCATCTGAGGCGAGTACGGTTGAAGCTATTCCCACAG AGGCTGTGAAGGAGCTGTATGATAAAATGCTGGAATCTGTGAATGTTAAACGCTCGATGCCCCCTAATGCTTGGTTGTGGTCCTTGATTGAGAATTGCAAAAATCAGGATGATATTAAGCTTTTATTTGACATCTTGCAGAACCTGCGACGATTT AGACTGTCAAATCTACGCATCCATTCAAATTTTAATTGCAATCTTTGCCAAGAGGTTACCAAGGCATGCGCTCGCGTGGGGGCCCTCAACTTTG GAAAGAAGGGCTTGTGGAAACACAATGTGTACGGATTGACCCCTAGTATCGGATCTGCTCACCATTTACTG ACATATGCTAAAGAGCACAATGATGTTAAACTTATGATGGATGTAATGACACTTTTGAAGGAGAATGACTTACCTTTGCAATCTGGTACAGCAGATATTGTTTTCAG CATTTGTTACAATACTGATAACTGGAAGTTGATGTCTAAGTACTCAAAGAGGTTTGTCGAGGCTGGAGTAAAGCTACGAAGATCTGCATTTGATGTCTGGATGGAATTCGCTGCTAAAATAG GAGATGTTGAATCCTTATGGGAAATTGAGAAGTTGAGATCTGAGTCTCAGAAGCAGCACACTGTTGTGAGTGGATTTTCATGTGCAAAG GGTTTACTATTAGAGCATAAGCCTGAGGAAGCTGCCGCTGTCATTCAAATACTACTAAACCAG AATTTAACTGATGCAAAGAAGTCCAAGATTGCGGTTGAACTTAAAAAGTTGGTTAGTGAGTGGCCATTAGAGGTTATCAAGCGCCAAAAAGAAGAGGATAGGAAG GCATTAGCTGTATCTTTAAACTCTGATATTCCGGTGATGCTATCAAAgactggattagaggtgagtgtAAATATGGAGGACCTAACCAGCAAAGAAGGCATTCTCTGTTGA